The Halogranum gelatinilyticum genome contains a region encoding:
- a CDS encoding ribbon-helix-helix protein, CopG family codes for MGNKNKTISFRVNEDAFETLREIAEERDISLSAVFRDYVDMLVAHDGQVRVIPEHELDDMDVDDEPSFPPKVEVPKSFIREHERLELEADHLREQLEEHKRYVTHLREQLDEEEEVIFLEDLDGESEESPYRLG; via the coding sequence ATGGGCAACAAGAACAAGACCATCTCGTTTCGGGTCAACGAGGACGCCTTCGAGACCCTCCGGGAGATCGCCGAGGAACGCGATATCTCGCTCTCGGCGGTCTTCCGCGACTACGTGGACATGCTCGTTGCCCACGACGGTCAGGTCCGCGTCATCCCCGAACACGAACTGGACGACATGGACGTGGACGACGAACCGAGCTTCCCGCCGAAAGTCGAAGTGCCGAAGAGCTTCATCCGCGAACACGAGCGGCTCGAACTCGAAGCCGACCATCTGCGCGAACAGCTCGAAGAGCACAAACGCTACGTGACTCACTTGCGCGAACAGCTCGACGAGGAGGAGGAAGTCATCTTCCTCGAAGACCTCGACGGCGAGTCCGAGGAGTCGCCGTACCGACTGGGTTAA
- the hutG gene encoding formimidoylglutamase, translating into MSEFSHSFTWQGTSSDPNDEQFGHVVEATSIDEARAFDVVLVGEPFDRGVIGRPGAEKGPAALRAALTRSKTHHYGTGPVGGVDGLGVGDLGDVDGLGGTREHSAGTPVADRQARLRETTELVHGLDALPVFLGGDNSLTFPNVAPLLSRGRVGVVNLDAHLDVREVRTDATSGTPYRQLLEAGLDGYACLGARHFETSTIYADYVREMGGDIVTAEAVGDDPLAAADRALDALGDVDYVYVSVDLDVLDAAAAPGVSAPTPGGLTTRELFWLLRRLAGDPRASGFEVVECAPPLDRNGLTASAGGRAVAHFLAGYAGNGGHDE; encoded by the coding sequence ATGAGTGAGTTCAGCCACTCGTTCACCTGGCAGGGGACGTCGTCGGACCCCAACGACGAGCAGTTCGGCCACGTCGTCGAGGCGACCAGCATCGACGAAGCCAGGGCGTTCGACGTCGTCCTCGTCGGCGAACCGTTCGACCGGGGCGTCATCGGACGTCCCGGTGCCGAGAAGGGACCGGCCGCACTCCGCGCGGCACTCACCCGGAGCAAGACGCACCACTACGGTACCGGGCCGGTCGGGGGCGTCGACGGGCTCGGCGTCGGCGACCTCGGTGACGTCGACGGACTCGGCGGGACGCGCGAGCACTCGGCCGGAACACCGGTCGCCGACAGACAGGCTCGCCTCCGCGAGACGACCGAGCTCGTTCACGGTCTCGACGCCCTGCCGGTCTTCCTCGGCGGCGACAACTCGCTGACGTTCCCGAACGTCGCCCCACTCTTGAGTCGAGGACGCGTCGGCGTCGTCAACCTCGACGCCCACCTCGACGTCCGCGAGGTCCGTACCGACGCGACGAGCGGGACGCCCTACCGCCAGCTGTTGGAGGCGGGACTCGACGGCTACGCCTGTCTCGGGGCGCGGCACTTCGAGACGTCGACCATTTACGCCGACTACGTCCGCGAGATGGGCGGCGACATCGTCACCGCCGAGGCGGTCGGCGACGACCCGCTCGCTGCCGCCGACCGCGCACTCGACGCCCTCGGCGACGTCGACTACGTGTACGTCAGCGTCGACCTCGACGTGCTCGACGCCGCGGCCGCCCCCGGCGTGTCGGCACCGACGCCCGGCGGCCTGACGACGCGCGAACTGTTCTGGCTGCTCCGGCGACTTGCGGGCGACCCCCGAGCATCGGGCTTTGAGGTGGTCGAGTGCGCACCACCGTTGGACCGAAACGGGCTGACTGCGTCGGCCGGTGGCCGCGCCGTCGCACATTTCCTCGCTGGCTACGCAGGGAATGGAGGTCACGATGAGTGA
- a CDS encoding DUF5814 domain-containing protein has protein sequence MAITDKIYLKNHRQISSQLEANIPKGAFKGATLDLVFTGEGLTKLDDATQERVLDFAQDFLDCDCEDNPYCGHPERKFIQYLLELRAQGLGPDAIVDVMTDDYMLYAYPGDILSFLDQSVRTLEAVEALADVDGNREMEQKAARAKRELSG, from the coding sequence GTGGCCATCACGGACAAAATCTACCTGAAGAACCACCGCCAGATCTCCTCCCAGTTAGAGGCCAACATCCCCAAGGGCGCGTTCAAGGGAGCGACGCTGGACCTCGTGTTCACCGGCGAGGGGCTGACGAAACTCGACGACGCGACCCAAGAGCGCGTCCTCGACTTCGCACAGGACTTCCTCGACTGCGACTGCGAGGACAACCCCTACTGCGGCCACCCCGAGCGGAAGTTCATCCAGTATCTACTCGAACTCCGCGCGCAGGGACTCGGTCCCGACGCCATCGTCGACGTGATGACCGACGACTATATGCTCTATGCGTATCCGGGCGACATCCTCTCGTTTCTCGACCAGTCGGTCCGGACGCTGGAGGCGGTCGAGGCACTCGCCGACGTCGACGGCAACCGGGAGATGGAACAGAAGGCAGCGAGAGCGAAGCGGGAACTGAGCGGTTAA
- a CDS encoding M50 family metallopeptidase — MRGIRIGSAFGIPIKLDITFLLVLPFFAYLIGTDVANLTGIINDLFGSSIATGPLTAGSMSWIVGIVAALGLFAGVLLHEFGHSLVAMRFGFEIESITLWLFGGVARFTDIPEDWKQEFYIAIAGPLVSIAIGVVSYAAFVVVPGSQAAAKFVLGYLAMTNVALAVFNMLPGFPMDGGRVLRALLARNRPHARATQIAAEVGKVFAFMLGIFGLFANLFLVALAFFIYIGASSEAQQTVMKAAFENVVVRDIMTTREDLHTVTEDTSIAQLMDQMFRERHTGYPVMRHGQLVGMVTLNDARGIKEVERDAYRVTDVMADDITSITPDAGAMEALSTMQEHNVGRLPVVDVDGELVGLVSRTDLMTAFNIIQTTGSLSASSLRDPVGEQASPFDAR, encoded by the coding sequence ATGAGAGGTATTCGGATCGGGAGTGCGTTCGGCATCCCCATCAAACTCGACATCACGTTTCTTCTAGTATTACCGTTCTTCGCCTATCTCATCGGGACCGACGTGGCGAACCTGACGGGCATCATCAACGACCTGTTCGGCTCCAGCATCGCGACCGGCCCGCTGACCGCCGGCTCGATGTCGTGGATCGTCGGCATCGTCGCCGCGCTCGGGCTGTTCGCCGGTGTTCTGCTCCACGAGTTCGGCCACTCGCTCGTCGCCATGCGCTTCGGCTTCGAGATCGAGTCCATCACCCTCTGGCTGTTCGGTGGTGTCGCGCGCTTCACCGACATTCCCGAGGACTGGAAACAGGAGTTCTACATCGCCATCGCCGGTCCCCTCGTCAGCATCGCTATCGGTGTTGTCTCCTACGCTGCCTTCGTCGTCGTCCCCGGCAGCCAAGCGGCCGCGAAGTTCGTCCTCGGCTATCTCGCGATGACGAACGTCGCCCTCGCCGTCTTCAACATGCTCCCCGGATTCCCGATGGACGGCGGCCGCGTCCTCCGGGCACTGCTCGCCCGCAACCGGCCGCACGCCCGCGCGACGCAGATCGCCGCCGAGGTCGGCAAGGTGTTCGCCTTCATGCTCGGTATCTTCGGGCTCTTCGCGAACCTGTTTCTCGTCGCACTCGCCTTCTTCATCTACATCGGTGCCTCCAGCGAGGCCCAGCAGACGGTGATGAAGGCGGCCTTCGAGAACGTCGTCGTCCGCGACATCATGACCACTCGCGAGGACCTCCACACCGTCACCGAGGACACCAGCATCGCCCAGTTGATGGACCAGATGTTCCGTGAACGGCACACGGGCTACCCGGTCATGCGCCACGGCCAACTCGTCGGGATGGTCACGCTCAACGACGCCCGCGGCATCAAGGAGGTCGAACGCGACGCCTACCGCGTCACCGACGTCATGGCCGACGACATCACGAGCATCACGCCCGACGCCGGCGCGATGGAGGCACTCTCGACGATGCAGGAACACAACGTCGGCCGTCTACCCGTCGTCGACGTCGACGGCGAACTGGTCGGTCTCGTCTCCCGGACGGACCTCATGACCGCCTTCAACATCATCCAGACGACCGGCTCGCTGAGCGCGTCGTCACTGCGTGACCCGGTCGGTGAGCAGGCGTCGCCGTTCGACGCGCGGTAA
- a CDS encoding helix-turn-helix domain-containing protein — translation MYEATFRVADAGFYAAATAETDARIELWCNDHCDLLHVTTGGDSDAAETVAAHVEDLVGIRDRLATADELVLVTSDCLRSHDSTSVETYLARNDCLLLPPLRYGRGAKFVRVLALDPAALSACYRDLVADGYTVDVESKREVTSVRQDAPLLTLADVLPTLTERQRQVLHTAVDGGYYEIPRETTTEAIAAAVGVERRTAEEHLRRAENKLVASLVSYL, via the coding sequence ATGTACGAGGCGACGTTCCGCGTCGCGGACGCGGGGTTCTACGCGGCGGCGACGGCCGAGACCGACGCCCGCATCGAACTGTGGTGCAACGACCACTGTGACCTGCTGCACGTCACGACCGGCGGCGACAGCGACGCCGCCGAGACCGTCGCGGCCCACGTCGAGGACCTGGTGGGCATCCGCGACCGACTCGCGACGGCGGACGAACTGGTACTCGTCACGAGCGACTGCCTGCGGTCGCACGACTCGACGTCCGTGGAGACGTATCTCGCCCGCAACGACTGTCTGTTGCTGCCGCCGCTGCGGTACGGCCGCGGCGCGAAGTTCGTCCGCGTCCTCGCGCTCGACCCGGCGGCACTCTCGGCCTGTTACCGCGACCTCGTTGCCGACGGCTACACCGTCGACGTCGAGTCGAAACGGGAGGTCACCTCGGTCCGGCAGGACGCGCCGCTCTTGACGCTGGCCGACGTGTTGCCGACGTTGACCGAGCGACAGCGGCAGGTCCTCCACACAGCCGTCGACGGTGGCTACTACGAGATTCCGCGGGAGACGACGACAGAGGCCATCGCAGCGGCCGTCGGCGTCGAACGTCGGACGGCCGAAGAACATCTCAGACGTGCGGAGAACAAGCTCGTGGCGAGCCTCGTGAGCTATCTGTGA
- a CDS encoding RPA family protein: MSQSVPTREVARRVFAQEFNDAGYTFKESDDERAPVYLLLPTGEKANRVFLVGTLTEKEDVGEDSEYWRGRIVDPSGTFFVYAGQYQPEAASALRELEAPSYVAIVGKPRTFETDDGSINVSVRPESITEVNAATRDRWVVETATRTLERIEAFEDEGNEYARMAKDQYDLSTDTYKQAAIGALESLDTQTTDELAADDLDAPQP; this comes from the coding sequence ATGAGCCAGTCCGTTCCCACCCGAGAAGTCGCCCGCCGCGTGTTCGCCCAGGAGTTCAACGACGCCGGCTACACGTTCAAAGAGTCCGACGACGAACGCGCGCCGGTCTACCTGCTGCTCCCCACCGGGGAGAAGGCGAACCGCGTCTTCCTCGTCGGCACGCTGACCGAGAAGGAGGACGTCGGCGAGGACTCCGAATACTGGCGCGGCCGCATCGTCGACCCGTCCGGGACGTTCTTCGTCTACGCGGGTCAGTACCAGCCCGAGGCCGCGAGCGCGCTGCGTGAACTCGAAGCACCGTCGTACGTCGCCATCGTCGGCAAGCCGCGGACGTTCGAGACCGACGACGGCAGCATCAACGTCTCCGTCCGCCCCGAGTCCATCACCGAAGTCAACGCCGCGACGCGCGACCGGTGGGTCGTCGAGACGGCCACCCGGACGCTCGAACGCATCGAGGCGTTCGAGGACGAGGGCAACGAGTACGCCCGCATGGCGAAAGACCAGTACGACCTGTCGACAGACACGTACAAGCAGGCTGCCATCGGGGCTCTCGAAAGCCTCGACACGCAGACCACCGACGAGCTCGCAGCCGACGACCTCGACGCGCCGCAGCCCTAG
- the hutU gene encoding urocanate hydratase yields the protein MSGHSPPKAPKPADRLGEPSAEWRRYQGAPTGTDIECQGWRQEAALRMLNNNLDPDVAEDPERLVVYGGTGRAARSWDAYDAILAELRDLADDETLLIQSGKPVGRFTTHERAPRVLIANSNLVGKWDNWEHFHELEAEGKIMYGQMTAGSWAYIGTQGILQGTYETLAEAGRQQFPDGDGLRGTITVTGGLGGMGGAQPLAVTMNHGVCIAAEVDAERIDRRIETRYCMEKTADLDEAIRLAEDAAERGEPLSIGLHMNAAEMLEGMLERDFVPDFLTDQTSAHDELEGYYPSGYTVDEADRLRDEDPERYVEASLDTMARHVRAMLALQERGAVTFEYGNNIRGQVQEHRGMVNVPARSAGGSETESRSPFDFPGFVPAYIRPLFCRGKGPFRWVALSGDPADIHRTDEAVKELFPEKDHLHRWIDLAHEQVAFQGLPSRVCWLGYSTDSDGLTERATFALRINELVRDGEISAPIVVTRDHLDAGSVASPHRETEAMKDGTDAVADWPILNALLNCAAGADIVSVHDGGGVGIGNSLHTNNHVVLDGSDLAAEKARRVFTTDPGMGVIRHADAGYEEALDEAERSNVRIPMREAARDDE from the coding sequence ATGAGCGGACACAGTCCTCCGAAGGCTCCGAAACCGGCCGACCGACTGGGCGAACCGAGCGCCGAGTGGCGTCGGTATCAGGGCGCGCCCACCGGGACCGACATCGAGTGTCAGGGCTGGCGACAGGAAGCCGCGTTGCGGATGCTGAACAACAACCTCGACCCCGACGTCGCCGAGGACCCCGAACGCCTCGTCGTCTACGGCGGGACGGGCCGCGCGGCCCGCTCGTGGGACGCCTACGACGCCATCCTCGCGGAGCTTCGGGACCTCGCGGACGACGAGACTCTCCTGATTCAGTCGGGCAAGCCCGTCGGCCGCTTCACCACCCACGAGCGCGCGCCACGGGTGCTCATCGCCAACTCCAACCTCGTCGGCAAGTGGGACAACTGGGAACACTTCCACGAACTCGAAGCCGAGGGCAAGATCATGTACGGCCAGATGACCGCGGGGTCGTGGGCCTACATCGGCACGCAGGGCATCCTCCAGGGCACCTACGAGACGCTCGCCGAGGCTGGCCGCCAGCAGTTCCCCGACGGTGACGGGCTTCGGGGAACTATCACCGTCACCGGCGGTCTCGGCGGCATGGGCGGCGCGCAGCCGCTCGCGGTGACGATGAACCACGGCGTCTGCATCGCCGCCGAGGTCGACGCCGAACGCATCGACCGCCGCATCGAGACGCGCTACTGCATGGAGAAGACCGCCGACCTCGACGAGGCCATCCGGCTGGCAGAAGATGCAGCCGAACGGGGCGAACCGCTCTCCATCGGCCTGCACATGAACGCCGCAGAGATGCTGGAGGGGATGCTCGAACGCGACTTCGTCCCCGACTTCCTGACCGACCAGACGAGTGCCCACGACGAACTGGAGGGCTACTATCCCTCGGGCTACACCGTCGACGAGGCCGACCGTCTGCGCGACGAGGACCCCGAACGCTACGTCGAGGCGAGCCTCGACACGATGGCCCGACATGTCCGGGCGATGCTCGCCTTGCAAGAGAGAGGAGCCGTCACCTTCGAGTACGGGAACAACATCCGCGGGCAGGTGCAGGAACACCGAGGGATGGTGAACGTTCCCGCGCGTAGCGCGGGGGGCAGCGAGACGGAGTCTCGCTCGCCGTTCGACTTCCCCGGCTTCGTCCCGGCCTACATCCGACCGCTGTTCTGTCGCGGCAAGGGACCGTTCCGGTGGGTCGCGCTCTCGGGTGACCCCGCCGACATCCACCGCACCGACGAAGCGGTCAAAGAGCTGTTCCCCGAGAAGGACCACCTGCACCGCTGGATCGACCTCGCCCACGAGCAGGTCGCGTTCCAGGGACTGCCGAGTCGCGTCTGTTGGCTGGGGTACTCCACCGACAGCGACGGACTGACCGAACGCGCGACGTTCGCGCTCCGTATCAACGAGCTCGTCCGTGACGGCGAGATCAGTGCTCCCATCGTCGTCACCCGCGACCACCTCGACGCGGGCAGCGTCGCCAGTCCCCACCGCGAGACGGAGGCGATGAAGGATGGCACCGACGCCGTTGCCGACTGGCCCATCCTCAACGCACTGCTCAACTGCGCGGCCGGAGCCGACATCGTCAGCGTCCACGACGGCGGCGGCGTCGGCATCGGCAACTCGCTGCACACGAACAACCACGTCGTCCTCGACGGCTCGGACCTCGCGGCCGAGAAGGCCCGCCGCGTCTTCACCACTGACCCCGGCATGGGCGTGATTCGCCACGCCGACGCGGGCTACGAGGAGGCACTGGACGAAGCCGAGCGGTCGAACGTCCGAATTCCGATGCGGGAGGCAGCACGAGACGATGAGTGA
- the hutH gene encoding histidine ammonia-lyase, translated as MSEPTGPLTLDGESLTPEQVVAVARHDASVELAAEAREAIRDSRERIEHIVDEGDPVYGVNTGFGELVDTHIPREKLEGLQTNLVRSHAAGAGRELAREEVRAMLVTRVNALAKGYSGIREVVVDHLVTMLNAGVHPVVKSRGSLGASGDLAPLAHMALVLLGEGVADVDSADGSETRRLSGDEALAAAGLEPLTLKAKEGLALINGTQLSVGLAAMVVVDAERVLRAADAAGALTTEVTLGTTASCDPAVHAARPHAGQQATARNVKRLTEGSEIVESHRNCDRVQDAYCLRCIPQVHGAVRDAVGHLREAVAVELNSATDNPLVFAREQVDERASGTEVGAVISGGNFHGEPLALRLDYAVNALTELAAISERRVDRMVNPNLQEPHLPPFLTADSGFQSGYMIPQYTAVALLNECRSEGRPSMDNTPVSGGQEDHVSMSATSAFAARRVAERVRTVVAIELLCAAQASEFVDDTLTHAPGTGAVYETVREVVPPLVDDRPPHPDIEAVASLVADGLLDERLEAVLSESLE; from the coding sequence ATGTCTGAGCCAACCGGACCACTCACCCTCGACGGCGAGTCGCTCACGCCCGAGCAGGTCGTCGCCGTCGCCCGTCACGACGCGTCCGTGGAACTGGCCGCCGAGGCACGCGAGGCCATTCGCGATTCCCGCGAGCGTATCGAACACATCGTCGACGAGGGCGACCCGGTCTACGGCGTCAACACCGGCTTCGGCGAACTCGTCGACACCCACATCCCCCGCGAGAAGCTCGAAGGGCTCCAGACCAACCTCGTCAGAAGCCACGCGGCCGGTGCGGGTCGCGAACTGGCTCGCGAGGAAGTCCGCGCGATGCTCGTGACCCGCGTCAACGCGCTCGCGAAGGGCTACTCCGGAATCCGCGAAGTCGTCGTCGACCATCTCGTGACGATGCTCAACGCGGGGGTGCATCCGGTCGTGAAATCGAGGGGGAGTCTCGGAGCCAGCGGCGACCTCGCACCGCTTGCACATATGGCACTCGTCCTGCTCGGGGAGGGCGTGGCCGACGTCGACAGCGCGGATGGCTCCGAGACTCGGCGACTCTCGGGCGACGAGGCTCTCGCCGCCGCCGGGTTGGAGCCGCTGACGCTGAAGGCCAAGGAGGGCCTCGCGCTCATCAACGGGACCCAACTCTCTGTGGGACTGGCTGCGATGGTCGTCGTCGACGCCGAGCGCGTCCTCCGCGCCGCCGACGCAGCGGGCGCGCTGACGACCGAAGTCACCCTCGGGACCACCGCCTCTTGCGACCCGGCCGTCCACGCCGCGCGGCCCCATGCGGGCCAGCAAGCGACGGCGCGCAACGTCAAACGACTCACAGAAGGGTCGGAAATCGTCGAATCCCACCGCAACTGCGACCGGGTGCAGGACGCCTACTGCCTGCGGTGCATCCCGCAGGTCCACGGTGCGGTCCGCGATGCAGTCGGCCACCTCCGCGAGGCGGTCGCCGTCGAACTCAACAGCGCGACCGACAACCCGCTGGTCTTCGCCCGCGAGCAGGTCGACGAGCGGGCGAGCGGCACCGAGGTCGGGGCAGTGATTTCGGGCGGGAACTTCCACGGCGAGCCGCTCGCGCTCCGCCTCGACTACGCCGTCAACGCGCTCACCGAACTCGCCGCCATCTCCGAACGCCGGGTGGACCGCATGGTCAACCCGAACCTGCAGGAGCCGCATCTCCCACCCTTCCTCACCGCCGACAGCGGCTTCCAGTCGGGCTACATGATTCCGCAGTACACCGCCGTCGCGCTCCTCAACGAGTGTCGCTCCGAGGGGCGGCCGTCGATGGACAACACGCCCGTCAGCGGCGGGCAGGAGGACCACGTCAGCATGAGCGCGACGTCGGCCTTCGCCGCCCGACGCGTGGCCGAGCGCGTGCGGACCGTCGTCGCCATCGAACTGCTCTGTGCGGCGCAGGCGTCGGAGTTCGTCGACGACACGCTGACGCACGCGCCGGGTACCGGTGCGGTCTACGAGACCGTCCGCGAGGTCGTGCCGCCGCTGGTCGACGACCGGCCGCCGCATCCCGACATCGAGGCGGTCGCGTCGCTCGTCGCTGACGGGTTACTGGACGAGCGGCTGGAGGCGGTGCTGTCGGAGTCGTTGGAATAA
- a CDS encoding replication factor A (Replication protein A protects and stabilize the intermediate ssDNA that is generated by the unwinding action of a DNA helicase at the replication fork. In addition, SSBs prevent the formation of secondary structures by single-stranded template DNA.), whose product MTDLRTHAAEIAEQFSDHLDVSVDDVEERLDNLVNEYKVPVDEARRSVTNSYLDEAGLERDDIASGAGGSQLVEVADIDEDEQWVDLKVKVVDLWDPGHESIAQVGLVGDESGTMKFVAFQTSELEALEEGKVYSLANVVTDEYQGNFSVKLNRTTTITELDEEIEVGDDNSTVEGALVDIQSGSGLIKRCPDEDCTRVLQNGRCSEHGTVEGEFDLRIKAVLDDGSDVHEVIFNKEMTEELTGVTLDEAKQQAMDALDTTVVAEEMRSMVLGRYYSVTGPTFGRYVLADEFEELSGPADAEAVLIKARSL is encoded by the coding sequence ATGACAGACCTGCGAACCCACGCAGCGGAGATTGCGGAACAGTTCTCGGACCACCTGGACGTCAGCGTCGACGACGTAGAGGAGCGGCTCGACAACCTCGTCAACGAGTACAAAGTCCCCGTCGACGAGGCGCGTCGGAGCGTCACCAACAGCTACCTCGACGAAGCCGGCCTCGAACGCGACGACATCGCGAGCGGCGCGGGCGGCAGCCAGCTCGTCGAAGTCGCCGACATCGACGAAGACGAACAGTGGGTCGACCTCAAGGTGAAGGTCGTCGACCTCTGGGATCCCGGCCACGAGTCCATCGCACAGGTGGGCCTCGTCGGCGACGAGTCGGGGACGATGAAGTTCGTCGCCTTCCAGACGTCCGAACTCGAAGCGCTCGAAGAAGGCAAAGTGTACAGCCTCGCCAACGTCGTCACCGACGAGTACCAGGGGAACTTCTCGGTCAAGCTCAACCGGACGACGACCATCACCGAACTGGACGAGGAGATCGAAGTCGGCGACGACAACTCGACCGTCGAGGGCGCGCTCGTCGACATCCAGTCCGGCAGCGGCCTCATCAAGCGGTGCCCCGACGAGGACTGCACGCGCGTCCTCCAGAACGGTCGCTGTTCGGAACACGGGACCGTCGAAGGCGAGTTCGACCTGCGGATCAAGGCCGTCCTCGACGACGGCAGCGACGTCCACGAGGTCATCTTCAACAAGGAGATGACCGAGGAGCTGACCGGCGTCACCCTCGACGAGGCCAAACAGCAGGCCATGGACGCGCTCGACACCACCGTCGTCGCCGAGGAGATGCGGTCGATGGTGCTCGGTCGCTACTACAGCGTCACCGGGCCGACCTTCGGTCGATACGTCCTCGCCGACGAGTTCGAAGAACTGAGCGGTCCAGCCGATGCCGAAGCCGTCCTCATCAAAGCGAGGTCCCTCTAA
- the hutI gene encoding imidazolonepropionase, which yields MSELTAVVHDAAEVVVAEGTQTPLQRVEDAAVAVEDGRVVAVGPTDEVVREYPPENARYTVDASGRSVVPGFVDSHTHACFAGDRSDEFEAKLRGKTYQEIMAEGGGILRTVRATREASDDELLADLLSHLDTMLSHGTTTVEVKSGYGLDTETELRMLDAVRRADEQHPVDVVATFMGAHAVPEGRDADDYVEEVVSEQLPAVETQGVAEFCDVFCEEGVFSVDQSRRVLEAGIEHGLTPKVHAEEFVHLGGAKLAVEVGAASADHLLQATETDVQTLVAADVTPVFLPGTAFTLDTEYADARAFLDAGAHVAVATDFNPNCYSQSMPFAVALACTGMKLTPAEALVAATEGGARALNREGGLGTLREGAPADLVVLDAPSYRHIPYNVGVNPVAAVLKGGDVVHV from the coding sequence ATGAGTGAACTCACTGCCGTCGTCCACGACGCCGCCGAAGTCGTCGTCGCCGAGGGAACACAGACCCCGCTCCAGCGGGTCGAGGACGCCGCCGTCGCCGTCGAGGACGGCCGTGTCGTCGCCGTCGGCCCGACCGACGAGGTCGTTCGCGAGTATCCGCCCGAGAACGCCCGCTACACCGTCGACGCCAGTGGCCGAAGCGTCGTTCCGGGCTTCGTCGACTCGCACACCCACGCCTGCTTCGCGGGCGACCGCTCCGACGAGTTCGAGGCCAAACTACGGGGCAAGACCTACCAGGAGATCATGGCCGAGGGTGGCGGCATCCTCCGGACCGTCCGGGCGACCCGCGAGGCGAGCGACGACGAACTGCTCGCGGACTTGCTCTCGCATCTCGACACCATGCTCTCGCACGGGACGACGACGGTCGAGGTCAAGTCGGGCTACGGTCTCGACACGGAGACGGAACTCCGGATGCTCGACGCCGTCCGCCGCGCCGACGAGCAACATCCGGTCGACGTCGTCGCGACGTTCATGGGTGCCCACGCGGTCCCTGAGGGGCGCGACGCCGACGACTACGTCGAGGAAGTCGTCTCCGAGCAGTTGCCCGCAGTGGAAACACAGGGAGTCGCGGAATTCTGTGACGTCTTCTGCGAGGAGGGGGTGTTCTCGGTCGACCAATCGCGGCGCGTCCTCGAAGCAGGCATCGAGCACGGCTTGACGCCGAAGGTCCACGCCGAGGAGTTCGTCCACTTGGGAGGAGCCAAACTCGCAGTCGAGGTCGGCGCGGCGAGTGCCGACCATCTCCTGCAAGCGACCGAGACGGACGTCCAGACGCTCGTCGCCGCCGACGTAACGCCCGTCTTCCTGCCGGGGACGGCCTTCACGCTGGACACCGAGTACGCCGACGCCCGCGCGTTCCTCGATGCTGGCGCACACGTCGCCGTCGCCACCGACTTCAACCCGAACTGTTACTCCCAGAGTATGCCCTTCGCCGTCGCGCTGGCTTGCACGGGCATGAAGCTCACCCCCGCCGAGGCACTGGTCGCCGCCACCGAGGGCGGCGCGCGGGCGTTGAACCGCGAGGGGGGACTCGGCACGCTCCGCGAGGGCGCGCCCGCGGACCTCGTCGTCCTCGACGCGCCGTCGTACCGGCATATCCCGTACAACGTCGGCGTGAATCCCGTGGCGGCCGTCCTGAAGGGAGGTGACGTCGTCCATGTCTGA